The genome window TGATGGTGTAGGTTCATCGTAGAAGGGGTAGATTTCATATCTAACATTACAACTTGGTCTAAGCACTACAGCACcaactttgtttttgaaaacatttcCGAAATCTGCCAAACTCCAATGCAAGCATTTACCGCAGTCTTGCCTTGACAAATCAGGCGTACACTGCACAAGACCGTATATGGTTTGGAGATTCGCAAAGACTGCAGTATCCGCGGCATACTTGCGACGAGAGTCACCTGATGCAGCTTTGTCACTCAGATTTCTAAGTAACTCACCCAACACTTTATTGAACTCTTCCGCATCCGTTGCATTGTTTACGTTGTTCATATGATACGAAAAAGAAGCATCCATGGTGTGAAAAATTGCGCGGTTGGAGTAGCGCAACATGCACTTCTCTTCCCAATTGATTGCCTCTAACTGCTTTGGACACAACCGTGTGAGACTCACTCTAGAATTGTTGAGGCAGCTGCGACATTCGTCTGGCTTAACATCTCCTCTGCATAACCCTATTGCGTATACTTTGTCTGAGTTTTGGCCATGCGAGAAATTGTAGAAACCATAGTCGATTTCTGTGTGGGAAGTGAGGGTGGATAAGAGGGTATTGAGGTTGGTTTGGTAGATGCTATTGGCTGTGTAGTTTCCATTACTGTTATTACAGTATTTGGAGTATTCATAACTTGGTCCGAAGCTGGCTTCACATATTACTATTATTAGATACAagcaacaaagaaagaaaagcgGCATACCAGAAATAGTAGACATTATAAATTGTCCTCTGGGAATGACAAGTAACATGCATATGACTGAGCGCAAAGAGTGTGGTGGTGTTTATATACACAAACGTACTATAAACACATGGCTACTACTAGAATTATGTCGTACTAGGTACCTGTATCgggtatatttttaaaaatagatactTTTTATCAACGTAAATATTTAGCTCGTATCCAAGTTTTCTTATTGTGAGAGAAATTGAAATACATTCTTTTTTAAAGTTTGATGTCTATgtattcaaactttaatttttttttacattatcattcaaaaaatttatcatacataataaatttatcatacataattaattatgattagatGAGTGcgcataattctttttttttatttatatccaTATTATGAAAAGAAATAGGCTCAacttcaagagagatataaatattttttcgatgtgaaaaaaagagataaatatttaggttttatacatacacaaatatttctttttgaTGGAAAATacgtttatttgtatttttttatcacttataAAATTGAGTTGTGTTTATAttagattcttttttataagtattttttacttttttttttgtcttattatAACTATCTGAGGTTGTTTTatacatattaagaaaaaaaaataaatggataaaagagaataccaatttttcaaaattaatcctatcattgttaatttatttttaatttttgttactcatataattaatattataaaagatataagtaaaaaaataattaatgttacactaaaaagttaaaataataaatattttgagataatttgttttcttataccataattattatagaaaaaGCATAGTAAGATTTATATTAATGTAACCATATCCTAGATTTTTTAACAATCTTGTTTTCCGTACCCATCCTATACTCTTTACCGTAGGCATGTTCATGCAACTTAGTATACACGGATTCATCAGgtgtttgttaaaataattaagacaaATATAGGAGAGAAAATATCATGATCACCCATTTATTTGCGTTAGAGAGCAAATTTATAAACACtttgatagtatttttttaaaagcaaactttaatagtatattaaatatcttatcaaggtcctttaaaaaaataccttatCAACATCCATCATTTTTATATCTCCCTTTATTATACCTTGTTGATGAACAAATTCGtctaaagttaaagaaaattgatttaaaaatattatgagaaaaaaataatttaaattaatagaaaattaaatcaaacaaaagaaaaattaaataagaatttaaattaattaattaaaaacagaaaggaaaagaaaaaccaatTAGTATAGAAGTTAAAttcaaaagatgaaaatgttaaaaatttatcatattagaACTATTCCttaatgtaatgttaatgatttttttttctatttataattattttaatttacacaTGTTTATACTgatatactctaactttggtaCTCAAATGAAAGagtttaatttatctatttttctctcaactccctttgcagagctaaaatagtaaattacattaagaataaaaatctaTAACAGgttaaacaaatatcaacttaTCTCTAgcgatgactttatttagatactattttctagttttattagaaaataatgtttttcaaCACTACCTCTAAAACTTATCATGCAAATGAGTGATTAAGTCATaagcaataatattaagtacaagaaaagataatgcaatgataatattcataaatagatagaaagaaaaattataagttcATTGTCAAGTTTTCAACAAAGTGGGTTTAAcacctctcattgtcatggagGCTTTACAATTACAAGAGGGGAAATTTAGTAAAAGGAagataagaaagggaatggaggaAATAAATGACCCCAATGCTTCCTTATCCTTCTTTAAACTTTTGTCttctatatataagaaattgtattcttttaaaaattttgtgtgtttttttcttctttcttcttttcttttacaaGTGCATATTGGGTTAGTATTAAATGGGCTTCTCACGCTAAGTCCGCCTTTTCTGTGctgaattagtttatttttcttaattagtcatatttttcttaattattctgtttttcttaattagtcttgttttctttaattatcttacttttttgtttttattttacttaaaaagcaTTATAAATTCGttacttttaatattctctgcacaaaaaattaaatgatgttaatttaact of Glycine soja cultivar W05 chromosome 1, ASM419377v2, whole genome shotgun sequence contains these proteins:
- the LOC114408301 gene encoding cysteine-rich receptor-like protein kinase 26, with the translated sequence MLLVIPRGQFIMSTISGMPLFFLCCLYLIIVICEASFGPSYEYSKYCNNSNGNYTANSIYQTNLNTLLSTLTSHTEIDYGFYNFSHGQNSDKVYAIGLCRGDVKPDECRSCLNNSRVSLTRLCPKQLEAINWEEKCMLRYSNRAIFHTMDASFSYHMNNVNNATDAEEFNKVLGELLRNLSDKAASGDSRRKYAADTAVFANLQTIYGLVQCTPDLSRQDCGKCLHWSLADFGNVFKNKVGAVVLRPSCNVRYEIYPFYDEPTPSASVPLSLKGTFHCTTCLQIWWNCFNY